The following proteins are encoded in a genomic region of Nonomuraea muscovyensis:
- a CDS encoding D-ribose ABC transporter substrate-binding protein: MRFHALAAFGAVLTLGLAACGSSGTDSAGSGGTTAGGDVKIGMSISTLNNPYFVQLRDGAQAEAKKLGATLTVTDAQNDASQQVNQVQNFTSQSMKAIIINPVDSDAAAPAVKVAERSNIPVIAVDRGVNGAKVAQTVASDNVAGGKLAAEQLAKEIGEKGEVVILQGVAGTSASRDRGQGFTEGIKAYPNIKVVAQQPADFDRTKGLDVMTNLLQSHPGITGVFAENDEMALGAIKALGAKAGKEVKVVGFDGTPDGLKAIEAGTLAASIAQQPALLGQQAVQNAVKAANGEQLPATLDVPVKVATKDNLSEFAGS; the protein is encoded by the coding sequence ATGCGATTCCACGCCCTGGCCGCGTTCGGCGCGGTCCTGACACTCGGCCTGGCCGCCTGCGGCTCCTCCGGCACGGACTCGGCCGGTTCCGGCGGGACCACGGCCGGAGGTGACGTCAAGATCGGCATGTCGATCTCCACGCTGAACAACCCGTACTTCGTCCAGCTGCGCGACGGCGCCCAAGCGGAGGCCAAGAAGCTCGGCGCCACGCTGACCGTCACCGACGCGCAGAACGACGCCTCCCAGCAGGTGAACCAGGTGCAGAACTTCACCAGCCAGAGCATGAAGGCGATCATCATCAACCCGGTCGACTCCGACGCCGCGGCGCCGGCGGTCAAGGTGGCGGAACGTTCCAACATCCCCGTCATCGCCGTCGACCGCGGTGTCAACGGCGCCAAGGTCGCCCAGACGGTCGCCTCCGACAACGTCGCCGGCGGCAAGCTGGCCGCCGAGCAGCTCGCCAAGGAGATCGGCGAGAAGGGCGAGGTCGTGATCCTGCAGGGCGTGGCCGGCACCTCCGCCTCGCGTGACCGGGGGCAGGGCTTCACCGAGGGCATCAAGGCGTACCCGAACATCAAGGTCGTCGCCCAGCAGCCCGCGGACTTCGACCGCACCAAGGGCCTGGACGTCATGACGAACCTGCTCCAGTCGCACCCCGGCATCACCGGCGTGTTCGCCGAGAACGACGAGATGGCGCTCGGCGCGATCAAGGCGCTCGGCGCCAAGGCCGGTAAGGAGGTCAAGGTGGTCGGCTTCGACGGCACGCCCGACGGCCTCAAGGCGATCGAGGCGGGCACGCTGGCGGCCAGCATCGCCCAGCAGCCGGCCCTCCTCGGTCAGCAGGCCGTGCAGAACGCGGTCAAGGCCGCGAACGGCGAGCAGCTCCCGGCCACCCTCGACGTGCCG
- a CDS encoding ABC transporter permease, whose product MLVSTNVLTRRPAARSLLAENGSLAALVVLIVALSLMSGDFLTVTNLLNVGVQAAVTAILAFGSTFVIITGGIDLSVGAVAALSAMVLAWTAADTGLPWPVATVVALAVGVVCGLVNAVLIAYGKLPPFIATLAMLGVARGLALVVSQGSPIEMPEQVSHLGDTIGGYLPVPVLVMALMGVIAAVVLNRTYTGRAMYAIGGNEEAARLSGIAVGRQKLITYALSGVFAAVAGIVLASRLASAQPQAAAGYELDAIAAVVIGGASLSGGKGRALGTLVGALILAVLRNGLNLLSVSAFWQQVVIGVVIALAVLLDTLRRRGGR is encoded by the coding sequence ATGCTCGTGTCCACTAACGTGCTGACCAGGCGGCCGGCGGCGAGGAGCCTGCTGGCCGAGAACGGCTCGCTCGCGGCGCTCGTGGTGCTGATCGTGGCGCTGTCGCTGATGTCCGGCGACTTCCTGACCGTCACCAACCTGCTCAACGTCGGCGTCCAGGCGGCCGTCACCGCGATCCTCGCGTTCGGCTCCACGTTCGTCATCATCACCGGCGGCATCGACCTGTCCGTCGGCGCCGTCGCCGCGCTGTCGGCGATGGTGCTGGCCTGGACGGCCGCCGACACCGGGCTGCCCTGGCCGGTCGCCACGGTCGTGGCGCTCGCCGTCGGCGTGGTGTGCGGGCTGGTCAACGCCGTGCTCATCGCCTACGGCAAGCTGCCGCCGTTCATCGCCACGCTGGCCATGCTCGGCGTGGCGCGCGGGCTGGCGCTGGTGGTGTCGCAGGGCAGCCCCATCGAGATGCCCGAGCAGGTCTCCCACCTCGGCGACACCATCGGCGGCTACCTGCCGGTGCCGGTGCTGGTGATGGCGCTCATGGGCGTGATCGCCGCCGTCGTGCTCAACCGCACGTACACCGGCCGCGCGATGTACGCCATCGGCGGCAACGAGGAGGCGGCCCGGCTGTCCGGCATCGCCGTCGGCAGGCAGAAGCTGATCACCTACGCCCTGTCCGGTGTGTTCGCCGCGGTGGCGGGCATCGTCCTGGCCAGCAGGCTCGCCTCGGCCCAGCCGCAGGCGGCGGCCGGCTACGAGTTGGACGCGATCGCCGCCGTCGTCATCGGCGGCGCCAGCCTGTCGGGAGGCAAGGGCAGGGCGCTGGGCACGCTCGTCGGCGCGCTCATCCTGGCCGTGCTGCGCAACGGGCTCAACCTGCTGTCGGTGTCGGCCTTCTGGCAGCAGGTCGTGATCGGCGTGGTGATCGCGCTGGCGGTCCTGCTCGACACGCTCCGCCGCCGCGGCGGCCGCTGA